Genomic window (Nicotiana sylvestris chromosome 7, ASM39365v2, whole genome shotgun sequence):
TACAGTGTATGTTAGCATGCCTCACTTAACATGCGCCGAGAGCAAAAAAATTTCCCTCCTCTCGAAATTTGCTCTCCCAATACTTTTCTCTATTCATTAGAGTTATATAAACAATGAGAATGGAGCCATTTAGTTGATTAGCAAGGTTAATATCaagaaattaagaataaaatggAAATCAAAAATAGTATATATTACATCAAGACAAACATATTAATATAATTCATAAGCTAATTATACGTTTATTCACAAAAGCCAGAGGCGGATATAGTGTTTCGGCTCGAAGCATAATCTTATGCATAAGAATATGCTAAAATAACAACAAATAGTAGATCTGAacctaaaattttaaaataaatgagttCAATGCGATGAACCTTAAATGATAAACAAGTCTTATTGATTCACGAGTGTAGAAAATTTGTAAGCCAAGACTTTTTTAAGGGTAGATTTCAATAAGAGACCTTGAGCCGAGAGAGGGAGTTATATTGTATTGAGTGAAACCAGATTCAGTGAAGAGCTTCTCCCATTCCTTCTTAGTTCTCTCTTTGGCAGCACAAAGAACCGTCATTAGCAAGTCCATATTATGTTGTGCTCGAACAAATTCCTCATCGCTAATTAGCTTTGGATCCTCCATCACCATGTCTATGATTATTACTTTCCCTCCTTTCTCCCTACATGGAATTGCCTCTTTGCATTTCTTCAGTATCTTCACACAATCTTCGTCACTCCAGTCATGCAGAATCCACTATTTAACCAAGAAATCGAGGAGATAGGATTTTAAAAGTCAGAAATTATTAATTGCAAATTCTCTAGATATGCAAATACATGTAATTGAAGTAAATCTCTCCATTTACGTGATCATGTTTACCTAGGCTTAAAATTTAAGAAAGACTTTCAAAACTTATGGTCTAAAACAAGTCGTACGTAATCATTAATTATGTAGTTTATAAACCatctcattaaggataaaattgaGTTTAAATCTAAATTGTTTCTTGATATAGAAATGTATTATTCTTTTTTTGACAGACTAAAAAGAAACCTGTTCCCACAAAATGAAATAGGTGTATTACTTAGTCATGATTTAGTGATAAAAATGGATTTGTAAAAGACACAAATCACATAATAACATTAAAAAATATACCTTGAGTAATATGGCATTAGCTTTAGGAATCTTATCAAACATACTTCCTCTGACAAACTCCAAGTTCCCACTTCCCTTGAGATCGCCAATAACATGAGGAAGATCAAATACAGTACAATTTATCATAGGAAAAGCTTTGGCTATTGCAATTGAAACAGTGCCAGTGCCACCTCCAACGTCCACCAAAGAGGTCAAGCCCTCAAATACATATTTGCACTCCGTAATAAGCACATTAGCAACCAACATAGAGTCACTAGCCATTGCAACATTGAAACTTTCACCTAACTTTGGATTTTCCACAAAATAATCCCAGAAAGATATTCCATGAGCAGTATGAAAAGCAGTGGGGGAATCATTTTGGAACCACCTACTTAATTCAAACGATGCTTTTGAAAGCAATTGGATATGGTTGATGAGAAAGTGTGACCTCGTACCCGATGGATTATTCGTCGCAAGAA
Coding sequences:
- the LOC104229804 gene encoding myricetin 7/4'-O-methyltransferase 2-like, giving the protein MSRNENGSTDLLRAQAQIWNHMFSFINSSATKCAVQLGIPDVLYKHGKPMSFSDLSAELPLVHPSKVSFLTILMRFLVHSGFLNQHDQNHYSLTPVSRLLATNNPSGTRSHFLINHIQLLSKASFELSRWFQNDSPTAFHTAHGISFWDYFVENPKLGESFNVAMASDSMLVANVLITECKYVFEGLTSLVDVGGGTGTVSIAIAKAFPMINCTVFDLPHVIGDLKGSGNLEFVRGSMFDKIPKANAILLKWILHDWSDEDCVKILKKCKEAIPCREKGGKVIIIDMVMEDPKLISDEEFVRAQHNMDLLMTVLCAAKERTKKEWEKLFTESGFTQYNITPSLGSRSLIEIYP